A region from the candidate division WOR-3 bacterium genome encodes:
- a CDS encoding NYN domain-containing protein has protein sequence MNKKYGIYIDVQNLQATFEKFNQSVRYDKFLEFIKNKYGEPFKAVCFVPYNPEDQHRKRLIDALSLMGYRVVTKQIKHLPDGSLKANMDLEICLEIVKASDYLEQIILVTGDGDFVPLIEELNRKGCRVITIGPMKGATSLELIRVSDEYYNLNEIEEIVIPRGSSQEEIKEEIY, from the coding sequence ATGAATAAAAAATATGGAATTTATATAGATGTTCAAAATTTACAGGCAACCTTTGAAAAATTTAATCAGAGCGTAAGATATGATAAATTCCTTGAATTCATAAAAAATAAATACGGTGAGCCCTTCAAAGCAGTCTGTTTTGTCCCCTATAATCCAGAGGACCAGCACAGAAAGAGATTGATAGATGCACTCTCCTTAATGGGTTATAGAGTTGTGACAAAACAGATAAAACATTTACCTGACGGCTCTTTAAAAGCAAACATGGACCTTGAAATATGTCTTGAAATTGTTAAAGCCTCTGATTATTTAGAACAAATTATCCTTGTTACAGGTGATGGAGATTTTGTTCCACTTATTGAAGAACTAAATAGAAAAGGTTGCAGGGTTATAACTATAGGACCAATGAAAGGTGCAACTTCCCTTGAACTTATAAGAGTTTCTGATGAATATTACAATTTAAATGAAATAGAAGAAATAGTTATTCCAAGGGGTTCATCTCAGGAAGAAATAAAAGAAGAAATATATTGA
- the purH gene encoding bifunctional phosphoribosylaminoimidazolecarboxamide formyltransferase/IMP cyclohydrolase: MKKALISVFDKTKIEILSDYLLKKDFEIYATSGTKEYLEKKNIKVKGLIDLGIESEGLAQGRIKTLHPTIYEKILSKEGDVFDVVIVNLYPFHEKIKEGKEGEEIYEFIDIGGVSLIRAACKNIMRVIPLVDPLDYEFFIECYEKGLKEKERFYFAAKAFEYVTFYDSVISHFFRKKAGGEPLYLTLSGKKVFDLRYGENPQQKGFVYGIDFIEPLQGKKLSYNNLLDIETAFLCVSEFDEPTCVIVKHTSPCACASGETLDEAFERAYLSDPESSFGGILAFNKKIDKITAERVLSHFFEIVIAPSFEEGVLDMFKNKKNLRVIDSSKFFVPEYELRTCFDMILYQEKMKKTLPPSEWELMTKREAKESELEDLFFALKVVKYVKSNAVCIVKAKRTLGIGSGQPSRIRALEIALSKAKSFGLTTFEAVLASDGFFPFRDSIDKASEEGIVAIVAPSGSIRDEEIVKAADENDISLYFIKERYFRH, from the coding sequence ATGAAAAAAGCACTCATTTCAGTTTTTGATAAAACAAAAATTGAAATTCTATCAGATTATTTGCTAAAAAAAGATTTTGAAATTTATGCTACCTCAGGAACGAAGGAATATCTTGAAAAAAAGAATATAAAAGTTAAGGGTCTTATCGATCTGGGGATTGAATCAGAGGGTCTGGCTCAGGGAAGAATTAAAACACTTCATCCAACTATTTATGAAAAGATACTCTCAAAGGAAGGAGATGTTTTTGATGTAGTAATAGTTAATCTTTATCCCTTTCATGAAAAAATTAAAGAAGGAAAGGAAGGTGAGGAAATTTATGAGTTTATAGATATAGGTGGAGTTAGTTTAATAAGAGCTGCATGTAAAAATATTATGAGGGTTATACCACTTGTTGATCCCCTTGACTATGAATTTTTTATTGAGTGTTATGAAAAAGGTTTAAAGGAAAAAGAAAGATTTTATTTTGCAGCAAAAGCCTTTGAATATGTTACCTTTTATGATTCTGTAATTTCTCATTTTTTCAGAAAAAAAGCAGGTGGTGAGCCTTTATATTTAACACTAAGTGGTAAAAAAGTTTTTGATTTAAGATATGGGGAAAATCCTCAGCAAAAGGGTTTTGTTTATGGAATTGATTTTATAGAGCCCCTTCAGGGTAAAAAACTTTCTTACAATAACCTTCTTGATATTGAGACTGCTTTTTTATGTGTAAGTGAATTTGATGAACCTACCTGTGTGATTGTAAAACATACTTCTCCCTGTGCTTGTGCCTCAGGTGAAACCCTTGATGAAGCTTTTGAAAGGGCTTATCTTTCTGATCCTGAATCTTCTTTTGGTGGAATTTTAGCTTTTAATAAAAAAATTGATAAGATCACTGCTGAGAGAGTTTTATCACATTTTTTTGAAATTGTAATTGCTCCTTCTTTTGAAGAAGGAGTTTTAGACATGTTTAAAAATAAAAAAAATTTAAGAGTAATAGACTCGAGTAAATTTTTTGTTCCTGAATATGAGTTAAGAACCTGTTTTGATATGATACTTTATCAGGAAAAAATGAAGAAAACTTTACCACCTTCAGAATGGGAGCTTATGACAAAAAGAGAAGCAAAGGAATCAGAACTTGAGGATTTATTTTTTGCTTTAAAAGTTGTAAAATATGTAAAATCTAATGCGGTTTGCATTGTTAAGGCAAAAAGAACACTTGGAATTGGTTCAGGACAACCTTCAAGAATAAGGGCTCTTGAAATTGCCCTTTCAAAAGCGAAAAGCTTCGGACTTACTACTTTCGAAGCAGTTTTAGCCTCTGATGGTTTTTTTCCTTTCCGGGATTCAATTGATAAAGCAAGTGAAGAGGGAATTGTTGCAATAGTTGCTCCTTCAGGCTCAATAAGGGATGAAGAAATCGTAAAGGCTGCAGATGAAAATGACATTTCCCTTTATTTTATAAAAGAAAGGTATTTCAGACATTAA
- a CDS encoding MBL fold metallo-hydrolase, producing the protein MSDINLEKVIYPPLYVNTYIVFDQKKNAIIIDPGGSYKNIKEILTKRNLNLKAVFVTHSHFDHVLGIPMIECIDSIPVYIPEKDLNLYNSARDFTKNFLGFDPGEFKKPDFLLKGGEEINIGEIKIKVHHVPGHTMGHLLYEIDEKIFCGDLIFSGSIGRTDFPESSWKDMKNSLLYLINNFPPNYELYPGHGPKTDIEKEKLENPFLKELF; encoded by the coding sequence ATTTCAGACATTAATTTAGAAAAAGTAATTTATCCTCCTCTTTATGTAAATACCTATATTGTTTTTGATCAAAAGAAGAATGCAATTATCATTGATCCAGGTGGAAGTTATAAAAATATCAAAGAAATTCTTACAAAAAGGAATTTAAATTTGAAGGCAGTTTTTGTTACCCATTCCCATTTTGACCATGTTCTTGGTATTCCTATGATAGAATGTATTGATTCAATTCCAGTTTATATTCCTGAAAAGGATTTAAATCTTTATAATTCTGCAAGAGATTTTACAAAAAATTTTTTAGGTTTTGACCCTGGAGAGTTTAAAAAACCTGATTTTTTACTCAAGGGTGGTGAGGAAATTAATATAGGAGAAATAAAAATTAAGGTTCATCATGTGCCCGGACACACAATGGGTCATCTTCTTTATGAAATAGATGAAAAGATTTTTTGTGGAGATTTAATTTTCTCAGGAAGTATAGGTAGAACAGATTTTCCTGAAAGCTCATGGAAAGACATGAAAAATTCCCTTTTATATTTAATTAATAACTTCCCTCCAAATTATGAACTTTACCCTGGGCATGGACCTAAAACCGATATTGAGAAAGAAAAACTAGAAAATCCCTTTTTAAAAGAACTTTTTTAA
- the mazG gene encoding nucleoside triphosphate pyrophosphohydrolase produces the protein MKDLKELIEKEKEPLKKLLTLVKILRENCPWDKKQNLSTYKRELLEECYEVISAINFNDREKIKEEMGDLVLTVFMMLDAIERENIEKKENIILNVVKKMIEKHPHVFGEENLSEKEFLKRWEIEKNKKGLDMEDKVFPALLMAEKLSKRAGRIGFDWNNADEVFSKLKEEIEELRNAIKEKSKEEIEEELGDILFVLTNIGRHLGISAEIALSKVNEKFIKRFNEMLSISEKEGKNFYNLSIKEMDELWEKAKNNLKNKEKKYE, from the coding sequence ATGAAGGATTTAAAAGAATTAATTGAAAAAGAAAAAGAACCTTTAAAAAAACTCTTAACACTTGTAAAGATTTTAAGGGAAAACTGTCCCTGGGATAAGAAACAGAATTTATCTACTTATAAAAGGGAACTTCTTGAAGAGTGTTATGAGGTGATAAGTGCAATAAATTTCAATGATAGGGAAAAAATAAAGGAGGAAATGGGGGACCTTGTTTTAACAGTTTTCATGATGCTTGACGCCATTGAAAGGGAAAACATAGAGAAAAAGGAAAATATTATACTCAATGTTGTAAAAAAAATGATTGAAAAACACCCTCATGTTTTTGGAGAAGAGAATCTTTCAGAAAAGGAATTTTTAAAGAGATGGGAAATTGAGAAGAATAAAAAAGGTCTTGATATGGAGGATAAAGTTTTCCCAGCACTCTTAATGGCAGAAAAATTATCAAAAAGAGCAGGGAGAATAGGATTTGATTGGAATAATGCTGATGAAGTTTTTAGTAAATTAAAAGAAGAAATTGAAGAATTAAGAAATGCCATAAAAGAAAAAAGTAAGGAAGAGATAGAAGAAGAACTGGGGGATATACTTTTTGTATTAACAAATATAGGAAGACACCTTGGAATCTCAGCAGAGATAGCACTTTCAAAGGTAAACGAAAAGTTTATAAAAAGATTTAATGAAATGCTTTCAATTTCTGAAAAAGAGGGAAAAAACTTTTATAATTTGAGTATAAAGGAAATGGATGAATTATGGGAAAAAGCAAAAAATAATTTAAAAAACAAGGAGAAAAAATATGAATAA
- a CDS encoding C25 family cysteine peptidase produces the protein MYLVLIIFLKTGIFLINDNIRDKIKIYREGYFGPYKIAIGESNFNFEKNFTISKNLDFYGNILKKLALNPSYIEEAKNVNLTNFLETDTPLNLPKNLVLIYTKEEGLYSIKGYMLSSKGINLDTVNPDYITILGKEGKLPIITKGLNDGKFDPFDEIIFYAKRLQSINSFYDLYSFENTYILFFNRNPKVEIPEEDAKPDNDTSYINSGIFKFHFEEERYFPDLDPAHSDTEDIWFFRYLTKLKEETLKIKIPLAIDSNIYKLKLNFDSEETQSSDWIHKIYLKIGNYFIDSFIYNSRSPYTIEVEIKGFILNSDSLFFIREKSDIPNYLNYIEIEGEFLLNSNKLDNLKFELKNINKNIVIKGFKNKPLFFININKKNYKNFEIISYIENGKTYYGLKAKINENLPSLFFVTDKTLSPDSIILYRIEKDVRKVSGANAIILYHPEFKEFADSLVLFHSSPSGGNYNIKAFSVKDIYVQFNYGIKSPFAIRKFLKYFYITKEPKFNYLIIIGDASKDPRDILKGIMKDKVPTFLFPSTFYQFQSNAIFTGFFSSDFYYSNIIGDDPFPDIVVSRIPVQNKIEMKIMLRKIKEYSKKNPGMWRRHFILATEKKTGQGSDIYTQINNFLKSLMKKGMTYVEPDENETPENLINYLSDGASIFNFIGHGGIHTLWVKGAFRQEDLWETTNYKKCYFFTALSCWTGEFGMIDARAFGEEILLLPERGAIASISLSGSGKEPGNLNFDISSDYTKSIFIGYLRNSINKIGDLVLYSRMYLLSRFSILDKFVETTLKTSNLLGDPLLDLPELEEVNVKSDKNYYNPSDSALIYVQNPQIVSGSSAWEVIYKNLKDDIILRELYTKAFDNGEIKIKFQIPQTITRAKAEINLYAFGLNPFKEIISKGNFSVKILNVDSIYFKPDIYSEDTFRVYANLSASYPLKSCELWYSMNDTLNPQNLIRVTMSRISRNTFKTNITLPPFSRKYFHYAFIATDTFFNSHFSDTLYLKNKTLADLVLKKNLINITPSTKFPEINFPFTNSGGRDANNFYIFYLIKTGRFFKKDSVFINTFKSHETQILKIPLPCTTYYSYKIILDYKNSVKEISEFNNSDSGIIRNPYIYVDTSGFKGKINFKNLKFNMEFYPSNNLSVYELKKLKNTSIEDSTIKIIGIKENNKKDTIGKFIFENINEKKDVIIKIDKDSLWHKIDYYYDSLNNKIEFYLTQKGEIALFNTYDNKGPLIEVYYKNRKIEEEKFRISKNLDLKILLRDTSGIDLIFKKPEIIFNNSKINYENSMIRKEKGVIINLKEGPFKEGIYPLKLLAFDAMGNKSENDFLVEVFVPFDILYYGNYPNPAKEGKTIIFYELTKEAEEMEIKIYTVSGRLIKEFITDDEGRPLNLKGKHKVTWNLRDFYGNKVSKGIYFLLLKGKRGEENKKIKAKIAVGE, from the coding sequence ATGTATCTTGTTTTAATAATTTTCTTAAAAACAGGAATTTTTCTTATCAATGATAACATAAGGGATAAAATTAAAATATATAGAGAAGGATACTTTGGACCTTATAAAATAGCAATTGGAGAATCTAATTTTAATTTTGAAAAAAATTTTACTATCTCAAAGAATCTTGATTTCTATGGAAATATTTTAAAAAAATTAGCCTTAAATCCTTCATATATTGAAGAGGCTAAAAATGTAAATCTGACAAATTTTTTAGAAACTGACACACCCTTAAATTTACCTAAAAATTTAGTTTTAATTTATACAAAAGAGGAAGGACTTTACTCAATAAAGGGGTATATGTTATCTTCAAAAGGAATAAATCTTGATACAGTTAATCCAGATTACATAACAATTTTAGGAAAAGAGGGAAAATTACCTATTATAACAAAAGGTTTAAATGATGGTAAATTTGATCCTTTTGATGAAATAATTTTTTATGCAAAAAGATTGCAAAGTATAAACTCCTTTTATGACCTTTATTCCTTTGAAAATACCTATATTCTTTTCTTTAACAGAAATCCGAAAGTGGAAATACCAGAAGAAGATGCAAAACCAGATAATGATACTTCATATATAAATAGTGGAATTTTCAAATTTCATTTTGAAGAGGAAAGATATTTTCCTGATCTTGACCCTGCTCATTCAGATACAGAGGATATATGGTTTTTTAGATATTTAACAAAATTAAAAGAAGAAACTCTAAAAATAAAGATTCCTTTAGCAATTGATTCTAATATTTATAAATTAAAACTTAATTTTGATTCAGAAGAAACTCAAAGTTCTGACTGGATACATAAAATTTACTTAAAAATCGGAAATTACTTCATTGATAGTTTTATTTATAACTCAAGAAGTCCATATACTATTGAAGTAGAAATAAAAGGATTTATTTTAAATTCTGATTCTTTATTCTTTATACGGGAAAAATCAGATATACCAAACTATTTGAATTATATAGAAATTGAGGGAGAATTTTTGCTTAATTCAAATAAATTAGATAACTTAAAATTTGAATTAAAAAATATAAATAAAAACATTGTTATAAAAGGTTTCAAAAATAAACCTTTATTCTTTATAAATATAAACAAAAAAAATTACAAAAATTTTGAAATCATAAGTTATATTGAAAATGGTAAAACCTATTATGGGTTAAAGGCAAAAATAAATGAAAATTTACCCTCTTTATTTTTTGTAACAGATAAAACTTTATCACCTGATTCTATTATTTTATACAGAATAGAAAAAGATGTTAGAAAGGTAAGTGGTGCCAATGCAATAATTTTATATCATCCTGAATTTAAAGAGTTTGCTGACTCATTAGTCTTATTTCATTCATCACCCAGTGGTGGTAACTATAATATAAAAGCCTTTTCAGTTAAAGATATTTATGTTCAATTTAACTATGGGATAAAAAGTCCCTTTGCAATAAGAAAATTCCTTAAATACTTTTATATAACAAAAGAGCCAAAATTTAATTATTTAATAATCATAGGAGACGCAAGTAAAGACCCAAGAGATATTTTAAAGGGTATAATGAAAGATAAAGTTCCAACCTTTTTGTTTCCATCAACTTTTTATCAATTCCAATCTAATGCTATATTTACAGGATTTTTCTCCTCTGATTTTTACTATTCAAACATAATAGGTGATGACCCATTTCCTGATATAGTTGTTTCAAGAATTCCAGTTCAAAATAAAATTGAAATGAAAATTATGTTAAGAAAAATAAAAGAATACTCAAAAAAAAATCCAGGAATGTGGAGAAGACATTTTATTTTAGCAACAGAGAAAAAAACAGGACAGGGTAGTGATATATACACACAGATAAATAACTTTCTAAAATCCTTAATGAAAAAAGGAATGACTTATGTTGAACCTGATGAAAATGAAACACCTGAGAATTTAATTAATTACCTTTCAGATGGAGCATCAATTTTTAATTTTATAGGGCATGGAGGAATACACACTTTATGGGTAAAAGGTGCATTCAGACAGGAAGACCTCTGGGAAACTACTAATTATAAAAAATGTTATTTCTTTACAGCACTTTCATGCTGGACTGGAGAATTTGGCATGATAGATGCAAGAGCCTTTGGTGAAGAAATTCTCCTTTTACCTGAAAGAGGAGCTATTGCATCAATCTCCTTATCGGGAAGTGGAAAAGAACCAGGAAATTTAAACTTTGATATAAGTTCTGATTATACAAAATCAATTTTTATAGGTTATTTAAGAAATTCAATAAATAAAATCGGGGACCTTGTTCTTTACTCAAGAATGTATTTACTGTCAAGATTCTCAATTCTTGATAAATTTGTTGAAACAACTTTAAAAACATCAAATTTACTCGGAGACCCGCTGTTAGATTTACCTGAATTAGAAGAAGTAAATGTTAAATCCGATAAGAATTACTATAATCCTTCAGACAGCGCTCTTATTTATGTTCAAAATCCACAAATTGTTTCAGGAAGTTCAGCTTGGGAAGTAATCTATAAAAATTTAAAGGATGATATAATTTTAAGAGAATTATATACAAAAGCCTTTGATAATGGGGAGATAAAAATTAAATTTCAAATTCCTCAAACAATTACAAGGGCGAAAGCAGAAATAAACCTTTATGCCTTTGGTTTAAACCCCTTTAAAGAAATAATTTCAAAGGGAAACTTCAGTGTAAAAATATTAAATGTTGATTCAATATATTTTAAACCTGACATTTACTCAGAAGATACCTTTAGAGTCTATGCAAACTTAAGTGCTTCTTATCCTCTTAAATCCTGTGAATTATGGTATTCTATGAATGATACCTTAAATCCACAAAATTTAATCAGAGTTACAATGTCAAGAATAAGTAGAAATACTTTCAAAACAAATATAACTCTTCCGCCTTTTAGTAGAAAATATTTCCACTATGCATTTATTGCAACTGACACCTTCTTTAATAGCCACTTTTCCGATACTCTCTATTTAAAAAATAAAACTTTAGCTGACCTTGTTTTAAAAAAGAACTTAATAAATATAACACCTTCTACAAAATTTCCTGAAATAAATTTTCCCTTTACAAATTCAGGTGGAAGGGATGCAAATAATTTTTACATTTTTTATCTAATAAAAACAGGAAGATTTTTTAAAAAAGACTCTGTTTTTATAAATACCTTTAAATCACATGAAACACAAATTCTAAAAATTCCTCTTCCCTGCACCACCTATTACAGCTATAAAATAATTCTTGATTATAAAAATAGTGTAAAAGAAATAAGTGAATTCAATAATTCAGATTCGGGTATAATAAGGAATCCTTACATATATGTGGATACATCAGGTTTTAAAGGTAAAATAAATTTTAAAAATTTAAAATTCAATATGGAATTTTATCCATCAAATAATTTGTCAGTATATGAGTTAAAAAAGTTAAAAAATACTTCAATAGAAGACTCTACAATAAAAATTATAGGAATAAAAGAGAATAACAAAAAGGATACAATTGGTAAATTTATTTTTGAAAATATTAATGAAAAAAAGGATGTTATAATAAAAATAGATAAGGACTCCTTATGGCACAAAATTGATTATTATTATGACAGTTTAAATAATAAAATTGAGTTCTATTTAACTCAAAAAGGTGAAATTGCCCTTTTTAATACTTATGATAATAAAGGTCCTTTAATTGAAGTTTATTATAAAAACAGAAAAATAGAGGAAGAAAAATTCAGAATATCAAAAAATCTTGATTTAAAAATTCTTTTAAGAGACACTTCAGGAATAGACCTTATCTTTAAAAAACCAGAAATAATATTTAATAATTCAAAAATCAATTATGAAAACTCAATGATAAGAAAGGAAAAGGGAGTTATAATAAATTTAAAAGAAGGTCCATTTAAAGAAGGTATATACCCGTTAAAACTTTTAGCTTTTGATGCAATGGGAAATAAAAGTGAAAATGACTTTTTGGTTGAAGTTTTTGTGCCTTTTGATATATTATATTACGGGAACTATCCAAACCCGGCAAAAGAAGGAAAAACAATTATATTTTATGAATTAACAAAGGAAGCAGAAGAAATGGAAATAAAAATTTATACAGTTTCAGGAAGACTTATAAAGGAATTTATAACCGATGATGAGGGAAGACCTCTTAATCTAAAGGGAAAACATAAAGTTACATGGAATTTGAGAGATTTTTATGGAAATAAGGTATCAAAGGGAATATATTTTTTACTATTAAAGGGTAAAAGGGGGGAAGAAAATAAAAAAATCAAAGCAAAAATTGCAGTGGGTGAATAA
- a CDS encoding DUF4837 family protein: MKKFIFLILLISCTDNFIIFKGEFNNLVLSAGSLKNAKKFLKKNLEIIQFTPREEKIIEILDIDSLEKEERFLYRYYIIISTPNSKNFDLFKSIFGEVKRSGIYIKENPFLNGSSALGIYGQKEEEILKIISEKRDTIFNIFYNKMLKNLRELSYFPGKRKDLSEKIFEKTGIKIEVPVGFNIFKEGENFIIINAHYPDRFILFWKINKKINLLPERIMRLRDSFAKDVYAGDSVIRKFVNYKYKNINGKRAIYLYGAWGNLNLKVGGGFESLVFEKDGNTIFIDIGVHEPRKWKLKYLKMMESWAFYPDLENGKNN; this comes from the coding sequence TTGAAAAAATTTATATTTTTAATTTTATTAATATCCTGTACAGATAATTTTATAATTTTCAAAGGTGAATTTAATAATCTTGTTTTGTCGGCAGGTTCTTTAAAAAATGCTAAAAAATTTTTAAAAAAAAACCTTGAAATTATACAATTTACTCCAAGAGAGGAAAAAATAATAGAGATCTTAGATATTGATTCTCTTGAAAAGGAGGAAAGATTTCTTTATCGCTATTACATCATAATCTCTACCCCAAACTCAAAAAATTTTGATTTATTTAAAAGCATATTCGGTGAAGTTAAAAGAAGTGGAATTTATATAAAGGAAAACCCTTTTTTGAACGGTTCATCGGCATTGGGTATATATGGACAGAAAGAAGAGGAAATTTTGAAAATTATATCAGAAAAAAGGGACACAATTTTCAATATATTTTATAACAAAATGTTAAAAAACTTAAGAGAACTCTCTTATTTTCCTGGCAAAAGAAAAGACCTTTCTGAAAAAATTTTTGAAAAAACAGGAATTAAAATAGAAGTTCCAGTTGGTTTCAACATATTTAAGGAAGGAGAAAATTTCATAATTATAAATGCCCATTATCCTGATAGATTTATTTTGTTCTGGAAAATAAATAAAAAAATAAATCTTTTACCTGAAAGGATTATGAGATTAAGGGATAGTTTTGCTAAAGACGTTTATGCTGGTGATAGTGTCATAAGAAAATTTGTTAATTATAAGTATAAAAATATAAATGGTAAAAGGGCAATATATTTATACGGTGCATGGGGAAATCTTAATCTAAAAGTTGGTGGAGGATTTGAATCCCTTGTATTTGAAAAAGATGGAAATACAATTTTTATTGATATTGGTGTTCATGAGCCAAGAAAATGGAAATTGAAATATTTAAAAATGATGGAATCCTGGGCTTTTTATCCAGATCTTGAAAATGGAAAGAATAATTGA
- a CDS encoding gluconokinase, with product MERIIEFLLNPLNYEEKPEKIERIETHISIVFLSDKYAYKLKKPVNFGFLDYTSLEKRKYFCEREVELNRRMAEGIYEGVIFIGEEMGKLFFNKGKPVEYLVRMKRIPEDTLLSYIIEKNLAKEEDLYKVGEFLGEFHLKAETNEKISKFGKPEVFRINTDENFTQTEDFEEDILKKKDFEFLKNKTEEFYRKYYDLMLKRVREGKIKDCHGDIRLEHVTFFENKIRIIDCIEFNERFRFGDILLDAVFLKMELDIMGKEKLGDCFIKGWLNKTGENFEEIKPLYYFYLSYRAYVRGKVTGFLLRDKNIKGKEKIKERAKKFFMMAKSYMEKI from the coding sequence ATGGAAAGAATAATTGAATTTCTTCTCAATCCATTAAATTATGAGGAAAAACCTGAAAAAATAGAGAGAATTGAAACTCATATATCAATTGTTTTTTTATCTGATAAATATGCCTATAAGTTAAAAAAACCAGTTAATTTTGGCTTTCTTGATTACACAAGTCTTGAAAAAAGAAAATATTTTTGTGAAAGGGAAGTAGAACTGAATAGAAGAATGGCTGAAGGTATCTATGAGGGAGTTATTTTTATAGGTGAGGAAATGGGCAAATTATTTTTCAATAAAGGAAAACCAGTTGAATATCTTGTAAGAATGAAAAGGATCCCTGAAGATACACTTTTATCATATATTATAGAAAAAAATTTAGCAAAAGAAGAGGATTTATATAAAGTAGGAGAATTTCTCGGAGAATTTCATTTAAAAGCAGAAACAAATGAAAAAATAAGTAAATTCGGGAAACCAGAGGTATTCAGGATTAACACCGATGAAAATTTTACTCAAACAGAAGATTTTGAAGAGGATATTTTAAAGAAAAAAGATTTTGAGTTTTTAAAAAATAAAACAGAAGAATTTTACAGAAAATATTATGATTTAATGTTAAAAAGAGTAAGAGAAGGTAAAATAAAGGATTGTCATGGTGATATAAGGCTTGAACATGTCACTTTTTTTGAAAATAAAATAAGAATAATAGATTGTATTGAATTTAACGAAAGATTTAGATTCGGTGATATTTTACTTGATGCAGTTTTTTTAAAAATGGAACTTGATATAATGGGAAAGGAAAAACTCGGTGATTGTTTTATAAAAGGGTGGTTAAATAAAACGGGTGAGAACTTTGAAGAAATTAAACCACTTTATTATTTTTATTTATCTTACAGAGCATATGTTAGAGGAAAAGTAACAGGTTTTCTTTTAAGAGATAAAAATATAAAAGGGAAGGAAAAAATAAAGGAAAGAGCTAAAAAATTTTTTATGATGGCTAAAAGTTATATGGAAAAAATTTAA